The following nucleotide sequence is from Anopheles stephensi strain Indian chromosome 3, UCI_ANSTEP_V1.0, whole genome shotgun sequence.
GAGGCGATCGACAAGTGTACGTGCACGTCCACGGGCTGGATGTGCCGATACGCATCAAGGAGGAGGCGTTCGAAAATGAGCGCTGGCTACCGATAGAGGGGTTCTCCAACCGTCTGCTACCAACGGACCGGTACCACTTCTCAAACGCCGATGGAACCGTCGACCGGAACatcgacaaggtacgcctgcCGTCGATGGCCTGGCAGTGGGAAGGTGAATGGCAGCTCGATCTCACCCTCGACGGTCAGCCACTAGATCACGACGGGTGGACGTACGCGGTCGATTTTCCTGCCACATACCATCCACAGAAGAACTGGAAATCGTGCGTCCGTCGCCGGAAATGGGTACGCTTCCGACGGTACTGTGCACTGAACTCCTGGTGCGCGGTAGCACCCCTGCACAAAGATCCCACACAGGAACCGTTCATCGACGTTTCCATCGGTGGCGCAAATGTGCCCGGAGCTTCACCGGGCCTGCTGCTTGTGTGGGCCGTTACAGCGCACGGACGCGTCATGTTCCGGTCGGGCGTTAGTACGACTGCTCCGGAAGGATTACGCTGGACGGCCGTTACCACCCCGTCCGGCTGCGAGGTGTCCCAGATTTCCGTCGGAGCAACGGGTCTCGTTTGGGCGGTGCTGTACAATGGGCGAGCAATCGTGCGGGCCGGTATTACGCGCGACACCCTCACCGGAAGCACCTGGCTGGAGGTAAAACCGCCCGGAACGAATCTCAAGATTGCCCAGGTTGCGGTCGGCACCAACTCCGTGTGGTGCGTGACGAACGACAATCACGTATGGTTCCGGCGGGGCGTGCACGGCGAAGCGTCCGGCGTTAGCGAGGATGCTACCATCGGCAGCGGGTGGGTCGAGATGGTGGGTAACATTTCGCACATTTCCGTTGCGGCCAACGATCAGGTGTTTGCCGTCGGATCTGAAGATCGGGCCCTCTACTTCCGGTCCGGTGTGTCTGCCTCGGATCCGACGGGTAAAAAGTGGCGTCTGATTCAGCTTCCGATGCAGCTGAGCCGCACGTCGAGTAACTTTTCGTTTTCCAGCCGGCAGAGCGGAAACAGCTCCCCGACGACCACGAAGCATCGCAGCTTGAACAGTCTGTACAAGGAACGGTTGCAGCAAGAAACGGGAAACGCCGGCcctgtcggtggtggtggtggtggtggaggggCGGCCGGTGGCATAGAGGAAACGTCTCGTTCGGCACCGACGGCCGAACGTGAAAAATCGCCCGGAACTGTGGCACAAACCGGAGCTTTCGCCCGACGCACTGGCGGCTCAGCTAGaggcgaagcagcagcagcagcagcagcagcatgttgGCAGCCTGGTAGAGAGCAAGCTGACGCAGAAGGTTTCGCTGGAGAGTGTGGCCGGCACGAGCGTACCGGTCAGCAACGAGGTGTACGAGATCTCGGGCAAGCAGCTGAAAAACTCCCGCGCCTGGAGTCCGGTGCGTTCGGTTGGGTCCGTCGTCGGTACCGAGGCACATCCCGAAACCGATTCCAGCGTGTTCGAGGGAGAAACTTCCCGAGATTCCGGCGTGTTTGGCGAGTGTGAAGATCATGGCGGGTCGCAGAATTGGACCGATTGCGAGGTACAGTGGGTAGGCTGTTCGGCCGGCGCCGTTACCGTAGATCCGGCCATGCTTCCGAACTGGTTCAACGACAGCTTTTCGCAAAACGCATCGGAAGAGTTGAACCAATCCTGGCGGCTGCGATTGCTGGACGACCTCAAGAAACGTATCCCAGCGAACGAGGTGGAGAGCGGTGCCTTTGCGCACTACGAAAAGGCGATTGAAATGAGCTCGTGGGTCAAATCGGGCGAGGCGCGCTGCGCTAAATCGGGCCACCCGTTCGAGGACTGTCTGATAGAGCTCGAGTGGGTGAACAATCAGGGTACGGGGCCCGATTCCGGCACGCTGACCGTACTAAACTCGGACGGCATCACGACGAAGATGCAGTTTTCGCTGTCCGAAATTACGTGCATCATGTGCTGCAGCGAGCCCGGTTCCCCGCGGCTTGCCATCCACGCGCCCCGTTTACCGCCGGGCTCTTCCCCACTGAAGCTGCAGTTTAGCGGTGATACGGATTTGGAAGATTGGATCTCGCACCTTACCTCGGTCTGCTGCCAGATTAACGAGGTACAGGGACGTCCGTCCGCTCGCTCGGTGTGGATCACGTCCGGCATGGGCGATGTGTTCGTGTTCGATCCGATCAATCTGGAAGCGCAGCAGTGGGACCGGGAAGCGAAAAGCTATCGGCAGCGGATCGATCTGAAAGCGACCGAAACCCCGTACCTGACAGCGCTTCATAATGggtaaatgaattttaaatgttgCACCTGTGCTTTGCACCAGCCAATAATGCATTTCTTTCGTCTAGAATGCTGATCGGGTCGCGGTTGGAAATTTCCGGCTTCATTTACGATGACGCAGATCAGGTGCGTTTCGATCTGCAGGGCCATCCGACGGTGCGCTTGCGCCACAAGCTGGAGACGCAACGCAACATTCCGCTGCACATAAATCCCAGGTTCAACGAGAACTTGACGGTGTTCAACTCGATGGCTGCGTCCGCCTGGAGCGAGGACGAAATCCGGGACCGGCTGGTAACGTTTGCACCGGGCGCCGAGTTTAGGCTGGAAATCTACACCGACACCGACGGATTCCGGGTGAAGGTGAACGGGAAGGAGCATCCCAAGTTCCACTATCGCAGCGGACTCGCGCCGGACACTGTTTGCAGCCTGTACAGCAGTGGCCGGGTGAAGATACTGCAGATCGTGTACGATAGTCCGAAAATCATAATTCCGCTGCGGGACGTGTACTGGCGCCAGATCGGGGGCCACATGAAGCGGGTCGTATCGTGCAAGGCCGGGGTCGTGTGGGGTGTTGGGTACGACAATACCGCGTGGGTGTACACGGGCGGTTGGGGTGGAGCCTTCCTGAAAGGGCTCGAAACGAGCAGCCAGGGCATCAACGTGATGACAGACACGCAGAACTATTACATCTACGAAAACCAGCGATGGAACCCGCTGTCGGGCTTCTCCTCGACCGGGCTGCCCACGGACCGGCACATGTGGAGCGACATAACGGGCAAGCACAAGCGCAGCAAGGAGCACGCCAAGCTGCTGTCCATGCACTGGCAGTGGATCAGCGACTGGATGGTGGACTTCCACAATCCTGGCGGTGTCGATCGGGACGGTTGGCAGTATGCGGTCGACTTTCCTGCCTCGTACCACGCGAAGAAACAGTTTACCGACTACGTTCGACGACGCCGCTGGTATCGCAAGTGTCGCCTAACGACCAGCGGACCGTGGCAGGAGATCGGTAACACGAAGGTGGTGGACGTGGCGCTGCAACCGGATAGTGACGATGCGGACTGCACCCTAACGGTGTGGGCGATTGCAGCGAACGGCGATGTGCTGTACCGTCGCGGTGTATCGCAATCACAGCCAGCGGTAAGTTTCCGTGCCCGTGTCCATCGAAAATTGGCCGATCTAAAGCTAATGTGTGTGCTGTGACTCCTTTCGCTTTAGGGTACCGGCTGGGAGCACGTCCCATGCGATCAACCGCTAACCAGTATCAGTATTTACGACAACAAAGTTTGGACGGTCGGCAAAAATGGGAGCGCATTCCTGCGGTGTGGCATTACGGTGGAAAACCCGCTCGGCAACAAGTGGCAGATGATTGAGCCTCCGGGAGGCGTTAGTTTTAAGCAGATCTCGGTCGGAACGTGCGGCATCTGGGCGCTGGACACGGTCGGACGGCTGTCGGTGCGCAAAGAAATCAATGGCACATTCCCTGAGGGTAGCCATTGGCAGCTGCTACCAAACGTGTTGAACGATCCACCGCACTACGAAGGGAACAGCGGCTTCAAAAACGTGTCCGTCGGTGAGCACGTGTTTGCCGTGTCCCAGTCGGGCTACGTGTGCAAGCGTAGCGGCATTACGCCCTTGAATCCAGCCGGAACTGGATGGATTCTTGGAATACAGGTAAGGAAGCGTGCAGGTAAATTGGGGGAGAGAACTTCGTTTTAACTGTTGCATTGTTTTCCCCCTGCAGGCCAACTGGAGCTCTGTTAATGTGACTGGATTTTACGATTGAACTTGGTGTGATAGACAGTATAAAAACGTATTTAAGGAAAGCCATTAAGTAAGCAAAATTAACAATCTAGCCTGAATGATGCTATTGCTATTTGATGAAGGCATAACAATCTCACTGTGTACATGAATAGGAACCTCATGTTTGTTGTCCAAAGCAGCGCTTACACCTATTAGCGCTTCTACCTAttccaaaaataaattagCTACCGCTTACATTAAACATTGTTGTATTGTCAGCAAAGCTATTTCACATTGCTTTTGCTATCCATTTGTTCCGTGCAGCTCATGAACTCTCGTACAGCTATGCTTCTGGTTTAGTTCGACGATTTGTATCTGTTGCTGGTCTGATTAGTGCAAATTGACTGATTGAATAAAACGTCATGTTTTGATGATTGCAATAAAGCGTGTATGCTATAACTGCAATATTGATTTCGTTTATCGTTGACTAAGTTCTTATTGCCATGTGCTTGAACACGTTTTAATAAATCATGCTTCCaaaggattttcttttttggtaaaCAATCCCAACTGtacatttgaaaataaatgccTTCAGCAATTGTCAAACTTTTTGAACAGTGCACCAACCACTATCCATGTGCCGGAGCTGTCACATTCTGCGAAGCGCATGTTTGTGGCCGAATTGTGTATGTGAGTAGAAAAGGCAAAGAAGTGATCATTTCTTGTAACAAAACATTTTGCTTGAAAAGTTTGTGATATTAAGATTACACCTGCTCTGTAACGTCTGCAGCGTAATTAGGCGAACATGTCGTCCGAACAACCGAACCCTGCTCGGGACGCGGCAAAGGCTACCGCCGAGGGCAGCAAAGCAAACTCCACCACTCCGAAGGTGGTGCTGACCGAAGACCAGCAGGCAATATTTAATCGCATCGCGAAGAATGAAAATAGCGAGTTGCGTTTGTTGCTGTCGCAGTACAAATCGTGCGTCGATTTTGTGGACGAGAATGGCATGACGCCGCTGCAGCACGCTGCGTACAAGGGCAACAAGGAAGCGgtgcagctgctgctcgacCAGGGCGCGGACGTGAACTCGAGCAAGCACGAGTACAACTACACAGCGTTGCATTTCGGTGCGCTGTCCGGTAATGCCGAAGTTTGCCTAAAGCTACTGCTGGCCGGTGCCGATCCAAAGGCAATCAATTCCGTCGGCCGAACCccggcccagatgggtgcgTTCGTTGCGAACCACGAAGCGGTCGGAACGATCAACAATTTCGTCCCCCTGAGCGAGGTCGAGCGGTATACGGTGGGGCGGGGCGAGAAGGAACCCTTGCTGCCGGCGATCCTGCTGGAACCGTTCCACAACTTCATCATGCAGGTCAACATTCACCCGGTGCGGATACTGCTGAATTTGCAAAAGTACGGCCTGTTTGCGTCCGACATGAAGAACCTGCGCACGGTGCTGACCGAGATGATGGAGCGCGAGATGAAGCGGCGCGGCGAGGTGAACGAGGTCATGGCCTTTAAGTACCATTATCTCGGGTACATCATGGGAGAAATTGTGAAGCACCGTGACTACGTGAAAACGCTGCGCGATGGCCAGCAAGAACCAAAGACCGATTTCGCCGAGCTGTTCGCCAAGCGCGTGCTGAAACCGAACAAGGACGGCACGCTGGAGTACGTGGAGGGGCTTGTGCGGgagtgtgtgcgcgagtttCCGTTCCGCGATTGTACCATCTTCCGGCAGATGGTGGCCCAGCTTACCAGCAAGGAGAACCTAGCGCCGGCGCTCGACATTGCCCGGGCGGCAATAAACGGGCAGCGCGGTTTCCAGGACACGATCACCTTCTGCAGCTCCTGCGGGGAGGAAAAGCCGGACAAAAAGTGTTCCAAGTGCAAGGAGGTACAGTACTGTGACCGCCAGTGCCAACGGTTACACTGGTTTACCCACAAGAAGGTATGCAGCCGACCGACGGCTGCCGCGGGCGAGCCACAGAATTCCGCCGCCAAGAATATCGATTCGACGGAAATCAGTGAGCAGCTGCAAAAGCTGGTCGCCGGTTGAGTCGGAGCGCGAGCGTGAGTAGCGGAGGAGCGAAGGAAGTGCGTCCCGGTGTGTACGCACTCCCAAATAGCACTATTTTATGTATGTCCCatctgtgttgtgtgtgtgtgattggtgGAAAAGCCATGCTGAACTGGGTAAGCAGTGTCTAAAGTATCGTATTTGTCGTGGTCAGTGATGTAACATGGAACGGAAATTCAATCatgttcaaataaataatgctGGTTATCAATAGCCTCGCATGGAATCGTAAAGGGGTCCATTTTTTTCCACACAACTCCGTCCGAATAGAATCTCGAAACTCGAGCTGTTATGAGCCTCCAATTTCCATTCCACCAAAGGCCTGATACTTAATTCGCCCTTATGCACCATTGGGGACTCCCAGCACTTTATTTCTCATGGGTCTGAGCCTCTGAGCCTTAAACTCCGTCAAAAACTGATAAAAAGTCCTCGTTGTGTGGATGTATAGTGGGAGATTCGCCGTAATGCTGAGTTCTAGAAGCTCAGCGAGATCCCATCACGATCCTGCAGGCTggacatgtcatgagaatggcaccggacgactcagTCCTTAAGATCTTTTTAAGCCGTCCACATAATGATTTAAACCGATGCATTGAATCTCCTTTTAATGTTCACTTTATTCTTGCTCACAACTATCCTTCCCGTTAAGCTTTCGATTCGATCGGACCTGAAGCTACATTTACATTAATTTGAACCAAAGGAGAGGAACGTGCGTTTTCCTTGTTGGGCAATTTTTCAACCCCTAGCCCTTGGTGTCTGTCCTGTTTATCCAGTTCTTTGGTGGAATGGTGCCGAGAAACATCAGACTCATCTGCCTGAGGCCGTACTCCACGTGGTTCCGGTTGCTCCTTCGCTTTGTCTGCTTTCGGTTGATTTCCTTCTCCATCTACGACCTCCAAAGCGTCCTTCTCCAGTGTCCTTGATTCGGGACTTTGATCTTCCTTCTTGGCTGGTTGGGTGATTTGCGGTACATTTAGCTCATCAAACTGATCGTCGAAAACCTTCTCCTCCGTGGAGTTTCGGTAGGCTACCCTGCTTGAATCGGTTGATTGCTGCGGCTTCCGGTCGGGACGCTTCGGAGGGTGAATTTGGAGGAATCTTTCGTACAGCTGTACCAGATAGTTATCCGAAAGTCGCTCTGTGAGTCCATGCTCTTGGTGGCCATTTTCGAAGGGTGCTGCAATGACGGCTGCACTTAGGCACACGAGGAAAAGAATCGTTAGTTTCAACATTTTGACTGGCAGCTGAACGATGTAAAAGCTACTGATGATGTTGGCTGATAGATAAGCTCTTCTTTTTATAGTAACCAGCAAAGGAAGTGAGGCAAACGAAAGGCACACTTCATACACAGTTCAAACAAACTACTTGAAATCTGGGAATCGTTTGGGGGAAAGTTTGATAGGCAGAGGTCGCTTTAGGTGACACTGTTCGCCAACAAGCAGCCAACAATTATTCATGATgacaattaaaaatcaatcgaTAAATTCTACAAGTGATAAAACGTGTTCTTCGTAGACTACAAGCTCACCGGCGAATGTTGCCCCGggattcaaaaatatttatcatcTGCATACAGCATTTGCTAAAACGTGATTGGAGCACGCGCCCCAGAGGAAAGTTCACTTGCGCATCAGTCTCAAGTGGACGGGAAAGCCTGGAAGTGTTTGGATAATTATCTCACCATCGAGCTGATTGTATCTAGTGGATAGTATTGATACATGCCCTCGAAAGCGGCACACGATCATATAAAAGGAGTCTTCCGAAGGTGAACCGATATCAGTAGCAGGCAGTGCTTTCTCCCTTAAAGCCAGTTCTCACAGTTGTGTACAATGAAACAAGCCGTAGTGTTGTTGGCGGTAGTGGTGTTTGTGGCCGTGGGATCGGCAAAGCCATACGAACCATACCGTAAACCATCCGCGCCCAATCAGTATCCCTTTTACGGGCCTAACTTTCTGTACGGAACTGATCGTATTTCTGAGGACTTTCTAAGGCGTCTGTTTGCCCAACGTCCCAAGGACGAGCCGGTGGATGTCCAATCGAGCGGTCAGCTTAGTGATGTGGACGAACGTCTGTGGCAGTTGCTGGTGCCTCAAGGAAACCAAGCCGGGGAGGTTGATGCTGAAGAGCGGGAACCGTTGAAGGAGGAGAAACAACCTGGAGCGCCGGATGTGCAGGAAGAACAAGTGGACAGTGAGAAACCCATTGAAAAAGAGCAAGAAAAGACGCAGAAGCCCGACCAAGAACCTAAGGAGGGCGATAAGGAGAAACAGGAGCAGAAGCCTGATCAAGAACCTAAGGAGGGCGATAAGGAGAAACAGGAGCAGAAGCCTGACCAAGAACCAAAGGAAGATGATaaggagaagcagcagcagaagcccGGCCAAAAGCCGAAAGAGGACGATAAGCGCCAGGAAAAGGAGCACGGTGACAAAGTTAAGAAGCCAAATCGAGGTCCAGGAGGTCACTCGATAATTCCTAGACCTAACAAAGGAAATCGACCAGAAGGACGAAAGCCGTTCGGGGATCGCGCTCGTCGTCCGGGACAGGATCATCCCCGTGGTGATCGCGACAAGCCGGAATCACCACCACGTCGTCAACCGCAGTCGCCTTTGGTGCAAATCAATGTAAATGTTGGCGCACCCGCGATCTAAGTCAATGTTGAGAAGAAATAAACTCTGCTAAAGAAACCCGCAGTAGAACCGCAAGTTGTGCATGATTGATTAATTGGTTGATGATCATTCAATTGATCATTACGATGAGCCTGTGACCAAGCGACCCACACAACTGTCTATCGTCTTTTGTGTTATGTCCTCTAAGTACAGCCAAGATAATACAGCCGTCCACGTCGTCGATTGAGGAAACTCCCATTTGTAAGCATCTTTGGGTCAGTCCTCGGTGACCTTGCGGTGAATCTCTATGGCCTATCCACTGACTCACTTCATGCAGATACTCTTATTCTCGCTTACTCTTCCGAATATTCTGAAGAAGGTGGATCTAGTCAGTTCTTGGATTAGTCCCAATCAGCGTGGGTCCGGTCGTTCCACCACTACTAATCTACCAGTTGAGTCTGTATCCTCTTCTCTAATCAGTATTGATAGAGGCCTCCTGTTCGATGGCTATATACCCAGATAGCCACAGATATACACAGATGCCCAGAGATACAAACATAGGGGCGGCCCGGTGATAGATGCGACGGTGGCGCCGGTCGTCACACGGCTCATCTGGGCTTGTTCCCCTGTAGTTCGGacggactatccaactacgtggtatcattaagtatagtaagccagaaatggcaggcatgatctaagaggtcgttaggccatgaagaagatgaaggtACACAGAATTCGAAAGTCGATCGTCATTCCTTTCTATCCTGCCCGTTTAAGGTAACTTAATTCGATGTCCCTAGATGATGTCCCTGTTCATTTTCTCATCCGTTACATCTAAGAGGTTACACCTGAAAAGTAGAGGAACACTATATCCATACACCGTGCGTCTCATAGAGATAAGCATAATTATTCCCACTCCTcaactctttcaaagagcACGTCGTTGTGACATGACCCGGTCAACATCctcatgagtccggcatcctcataacATGCCCCAGCCATCGTATCCTGCCGGTCTTCGCCACCGTCAGCATGTCCGGTTCACCGTATAGCTCAGCAAGCTCGAGGTTCATCTTtctcgccacacacacaccgccaaagatggTCCGGAGGATGCGTCGCTCGAACACGCCCAGAGCGTTTGCATCCTCCGCTCGGATGGTCCAAGACTCGTGGCCATATAGGACCACCGGGcgaatcagtgtgcgatagatctcacatttcgtgcggtctcgaagtcttctggatctcagcagacGGTGGAGGCCGTAGTAGACACGATTCCCCAGCATAATGCGTCTCCTGATTTCGCTGCTGACATCGTTATCCGAAGTAACGACAGTGCCAAGATAGCAGAACTcctccggcaagcaggtaTTTCGTCTTCGTCGCATGGATCATGAGTCCAATTCCTGCTGCTTCACGTTTCAGTCGGGTGTACGCCTCACACATCTTTGCTGTCGTCTTGCGAACGATGTCTATGTCGTTATTATGAGAATCGTGCAACGGATGTCGTTGTCCAGCCCCGCGCCTCGTACGATACCTTCCAAGGCTATATTGAACAGTAGACAGGAGAGTCCGTCCCCTTGGCTCAGACCGCTGTGAGTTTCGAACGATGATGTTCCATAGCTCATGATGCATGATGTTCCATAGCTCATTCCTATCTATGGTATCGTAGGCCGCCTTGAAGACAATAAAGAGGTGGTGCATCGGGATCTGGCGCTTTCGGCACTTCTGGAATTCTGCTGGATTTGCTCCCAACAAACCCAGCTtggtagcttccgacgaaatcCGTAGCAAGGGGGGCAAGTCTGCAGAACAAGCACTGGGACAAGATCTTATAGGCAGCGTTGAGGACTGAAATAGCACGATAGTTCGAGCATTCCAATCTGTCGCCCTTTTTGTAGATTGGGTGAATGACGCCCAGCTTCCACTGCTCCGGTAATTCTTCCTGTTCCCAGATTCTCGCGATCAGCTGGTGCATTTCGAAGGTAAGCCTCTCGGGCCCCTTCTTGAAGAGCTCGGCCGTTAGCCCATCACTACCAGCAGTCTTGTTGCTTTTAAGCTGCTCGATGGCGCTGGCAATCTCATCCAGAGATGGCGGAGGCACTTTGTCTTCTGCACTATTGCTGTCACTGATGTTgctgtgttgttgctgctgttggcttgTTCTGCTACTTGTACCAACCTCTCCTGTCTCTGCTCCGTTTAGGTGCCCTTCGAAGTAGCACTTCCACCAGTCGATCACCTTTCGCTCGCCTGTCAGAAGATTTCCGTCTGCGTCCCGGCACATCGCGGTTTTAGGAGCAAATTCACTCGGTGCCTCTTTCAACCTCCTGTAAAACGAGCGGATGTCCCCCGACTGAGAGAGCTGCTCCAGCAGCTGTTCAACTCACTCTTCGAAGCGGCGATTCTTTTCCTGGAAGAGCAGGGTCTGCTGTCCCCTCGGTCGTTTGTAGTTTTCCACGTTCTGACGGGTTTCATGCTGTAGCATGAGGGCGCGTGCTGCATTTTTCTCGGATAATACACGAGTGcattcttcgtcgaaccaTTTATTCAGTTGTCTGCGTGGTAAGTGGCCAATTTTCAGTTCGGCTGCGGTGCTGATGGCTTGTTCCACCTTACGCCAGTGGTCTCCGAGGGGCATTGACGGGTTGTCGTTCGAAAGCGCTTCCCCGAGCGCTACCGAATACTCCTCCCCCACATCAGCACTTTTCAGCCGATCCAGATTGAGCCTTGGGGTAGGCTTGCTCCGTTGGTTGTTGACCACGGAGAGTTTCTGGAGCAGCTTTACCATTACCAGGAAATGGTCCGAGTCGACGTTTGCGCCTCTGTATGTTTTCACGTCGATAATATGCGAGAAGTGCCTTCCATCTATTAGAACGTGGTCGATTTGGGAATAGGTTTGTAGTGGTGATCTCCAAGTATAGCTGAACCGAGGTGCGTGCTGGAAAAAGGTGCCGCGAATGCTTCTGTGCTTGAAGGAGGCAAAGTTGATAAGCCTGAAGCCGTTGTCGTTTGTCAGCTGGTGGGCGCTGAAGCTTCCTATCGTCGGTTTGAATGCCTCTTCCCGTCGGACTAGAGCATTAAAGTCCCCGATGACGAAAGAGCTCCTTCTCGTCATAGGTCCTCCCAAAGTGCGGACTGTGCACATTTATGATGCTCAGGTTGAAGAACCTGCCACGAATCCTCAACCTGCACATTCGTTCGTTGACTGACCACCATCCAATCACTCGCTGTTGCATAGCACCTAGCACCATGGTAGATTGTGCAGTTGCTACCGTACTGGCGCACCATTATACCCTTCCAGCGCACCTCCTGAAGTGCTACTATCACGAAGCCACGGGCCTAGACCTCATCTAACAGGATTCGGGTGTTTCCGTCAGATGTATGGGATCTGCAATTCCAGGTTCCGAGCCTCCAATCGTAAGTCCTTTTTTCCATGCGGGGGTCTGCATCGATTTAACTGAATAAGTTGAAATCCACTGCGTTCAATAGAATTTGTTGAACAAGTCGTCCAAGACGGAGACGGTGTAGCAATGCTAATGCAAACCATTTAAGATTTCACGGAATCGGGTGGCAATATCTTTTGTAAAATTGCTTCTAAAACGAAGAAATCAAGAGAAGTTGAATCccttagttttattttcactcaATTTTCGGATAGCGCAAGAAACCAGTACACACTTGGCCAGCATTACTTTCAACGTaaccattttattatttatcgtTCCTACGCAAACTGGCAGCTGCGCAGCTCACCACCATCGGTTATGTACAATGCTCCCTTGAACTACATCTTGGATAACATATTTGCGTCATCAGCATCAGGTGCGCaaattgcgtttgtttttgcccATTGGGAGATATGGGCGCCCCATGAAAATCCCATTCCCCTTAAACACACAGCTATATTAGTTTAACCCAGTTGTTTGCCCATCTCAGCATCATCCTTCTGCTGACACAAACACTACTTAACAATCAGTGCACAAATTGAAGCTCAATTTATTGTGATAGTTCATCGGGTGAGGCATCGAAAAGATCGCCCTTTCGGGGGAGTGGGGGAAAGGGgaacgtttttttcttctctatttTTTAGTTAGCTTAACCATTGTCTACTCGACATGCAAATCTAACCTTATGCACGCCTTGTTCGAATGAGGAGGATTCTGCTATTCGAATAAATAGTAATACACTGaaccccgcacacacacacacatacacaaaaccGGTCAGTTCTGCCTCAATCCCTGCTTATTATCAAAAACACATGCCCACATGAAATCAGTCCCTTGCCTACCACCTTGCCTACCCTATCCCTTAGACAAGAGGCAAGGTGTTTTTCGGTGTTTGTTTCGGGCTCGTCCAGCCGCTAGCCGCACCTGTCTACACTATGTACAAACGAA
It contains:
- the LOC118511867 gene encoding LOW QUALITY PROTEIN: tectonin beta-propeller repeat-containing protein-like (The sequence of the model RefSeq protein was modified relative to this genomic sequence to represent the inferred CDS: deleted 1 base in 1 codon); the protein is MPSTLLFANSNEGRVYALSTSGSAWREFLYLGLEFKKICVVPHFMWAIGGDRQVYVHVHGLDVPIRIKEEAFENERWLPIEGFSNRLLPTDRYHFSNADGTVDRNIDKVRLPSMAWQWEGEWQLDLTLDGQPLDHDGWTYAVDFPATYHPQKNWKSCVRRRKWVRFRRYCALNSWCAVAPLHKDPTQEPFIDVSIGGANVPGASPGLLLVWAVTAHGRVMFRSGVSTTAPEGLRWTAVTTPSGCEVSQISVGATGLVWAVLYNGRAIVRAGITRDTLTGSTWLEVKPPGTNLKIAQVAVGTNSVWCVTNDNHVWFRRGVHGEASGVSEDATIGSGWVEMVGNISHISVAANDQVFAVGSEDRALYFRSGVSASDPTGKKWRLIQLPMQLSRTSSNFSFSSRQSGNSSPTTTKHRSLNSLYKERLQQETGNAGPVGGGGGGGGAAGGIEETSRSAPTANVKNRPELWHKPELSPDALAAQLEAKQQQQQQQHVGSLVESKLTQKVSLESVAGTSVPVSNEVYEISGKQLKNSRAWSPVRSVGSVVGTEAHPETDSSVFEGETSRDSGVFGECEDHGGSQNWTDCEVQWVGCSAGAVTVDPAMLPNWFNDSFSQNASEELNQSWRLRLLDDLKKRIPANEVESGAFAHYEKAIEMSSWVKSGEARCAKSGHPFEDCLIELEWVNNQGTGPDSGTLTVLNSDGITTKMQFSLSEITCIMCCSEPGSPRLAIHAPRLPPGSSPLKLQFSGDTDLEDWISHLTSVCCQINEVQGRPSARSVWITSGMGDVFVFDPINLEAQQWDREAKSYRQRIDLKATETPYLTALHNGMLIGSRLEISGFIYDDADQVRFDLQGHPTVRLRHKLETQRNIPLHINPRFNENLTVFNSMAASAWSEDEIRDRLVTFAPGAEFRLEIYTDTDGFRVKVNGKEHPKFHYRSGLAPDTVCSLYSSGRVKILQIVYDSPKIIIPLRDVYWRQIGGHMKRVVSCKAGVVWGVGYDNTAWVYTGGWGGAFLKGLETSSQGINVMTDTQNYYIYENQRWNPLSGFSSTGLPTDRHMWSDITGKHKRSKEHAKLLSMHWQWISDWMVDFHNPGGVDRDGWQYAVDFPASYHAKKQFTDYVRRRRWYRKCRLTTSGPWQEIGNTKVVDVALQPDSDDADCTLTVWAIAANGDVLYRRGVSQSQPAGTGWEHVPCDQPLTSISIYDNKVWTVGKNGSAFLRCGITVENPLGNKWQMIEPPGGVSFKQISVGTCGIWALDTVGRLSVRKEINGTFPEGSHWQLLPNVLNDPPHYEGNSGFKNVSVGEHVFAVSQSGYVCKRSGITPLNPAGTGWILGIQANWSSVNVTGFYD
- the LOC118511871 gene encoding ankyrin repeat and MYND domain-containing protein 2; this translates as MSSEQPNPARDAAKATAEGSKANSTTPKVVLTEDQQAIFNRIAKNENSELRLLLSQYKSCVDFVDENGMTPLQHAAYKGNKEAVQLLLDQGADVNSSKHEYNYTALHFGALSGNAEVCLKLLLAGADPKAINSVGRTPAQMGAFVANHEAVGTINNFVPLSEVERYTVGRGEKEPLLPAILLEPFHNFIMQVNIHPVRILLNLQKYGLFASDMKNLRTVLTEMMEREMKRRGEVNEVMAFKYHYLGYIMGEIVKHRDYVKTLRDGQQEPKTDFAELFAKRVLKPNKDGTLEYVEGLVRECVREFPFRDCTIFRQMVAQLTSKENLAPALDIARAAINGQRGFQDTITFCSSCGEEKPDKKCSKCKEVQYCDRQCQRLHWFTHKKVCSRPTAAAGEPQNSAAKNIDSTEISEQLQKLVAG